A region from the Eleginops maclovinus isolate JMC-PN-2008 ecotype Puerto Natales chromosome 17, JC_Emac_rtc_rv5, whole genome shotgun sequence genome encodes:
- the nudt5 gene encoding ADP-sugar pyrophosphatase, with protein sequence MSNSETPKETCAPHVVKEELMAAGQWLKLEKTTYVDRAGSTRTWETVKRTTRQTNTTADGVGIIALLKRTLHKDCVVMVKQFRPPMGSYTLEFPAGLIDEGESAEVAALRELKEETGYRGEVVGVTPVTCLDPGLSNCTTQIVMVNINGDEGENINPTQQLGDGEFVEVVLLPLDEFQTKIDGLLKKGDIVVDSKVYMFAMGMVQAFFKPRELPVLKQ encoded by the exons ATGAGCAACTCAGAGACCCCTAAAGAGACATGCGCTCCACACGTAGTGAAAGAAGAG CTCATGGCAGCAGGACAATGGCTGAAGCTGGAGAAGACGACCTATGTGGACCGCGCCGGAAGCACCAG AACCTGGGAGACCGTGAAAAGGACGACGAGGCAAACCAACACAACTGCAGATG GAGTTGGAATCATCGCTCTGCTGAAGCGCACGCTCCATAAGGACTGTGTTGTGATGGTGAAGCAGTTTCGTCCTCCTATGGGAAGCTACACTCTGGAGTTTCCTGCAG GGCTCATTGACGAGGGCGAGAGTGCAGAGGTTGCTGCGCTGAGGGAGCTGAAAGAAGAGACAGGATACAGAGGAGAAGTCGTGGGAGTCACTCCAG TGACCTGTCTGGACCCCGGCCTGTCGAACTGCACCACTCAGATTGTCATGGTGAACATCAACGGAGATGAAGGAGAGAACATCAACCCGACAcagcagctcg GTGATGGAG AATTTGTCGAAGTCGTTCTGCTACCTCTTGATGAATTCCAGACTAAAATAGATG GTCTTCTGAAAAAAGGGGACATTGTTGTGGACagtaaagtgtacatgtttgCCATGGGGATGGTCCAGGCCTTCTTTAAGCCCAGGGAGCTTCCAGTCCTGAAGCAGTGA